GATGAGGCTCCTGAATGCAGAGAGACGATGAGATGCCATACTGTAGTCTATGCATGGgtaacatttatttatcaaataTTCTACAAATATATGCTGCTCTTTTATATCCTTTAGGATGTCTAAGTTACACACATATTGTCCTTAATGCTTATTTTAATATGagtcaaaacaattaataaaatggTCAGAATCATCATTCATCTTCAAATAAATTCAGTGTTAAGCACAGTATTCCAACTGTATGTACAAATAAAGGGGGAGCAGATATAGAAAGAATTGCAcgcaaaatattattttgttaatgtttttacacaACATTTACTTTGGGGATGcggttttgttttttattatttactgtatttttgatTGATGGTATGGGTATTATTTAATGATTGTTTCATAAATAGATTAAAGGCTGTAAATGTATTGCATAGTAATGTACTTTAGGTTTTTAGGTTGTACtctttttattataatttcttaattaaaatatatcctgttaaaattgtatttctctgttCAAGTCAATGAGATGTGCTTTATTGCTAAATGGTTAAAATAATGTCAAGAGACCATTCTGCAGTAATCTCAACATGTGTTTTCTTCACATCAGGGTAATTGAATTATTCATAGATCATCTAGAAATAACTGATTTTATTGCAGGCTCCTCTAACTGCGCTTTGGCACCACAGATTTGTGATTTAATTTCATGAAATCAtacattatttaataatttgaaatgtgatttttgtgacaGCACCTGTACCTCGGGCCCTCGGACAAATTTAATTCTGCCTCCAAACATGCTTTATTAGATGAATTAGAGTTCCTAAATAACCTCATGACGTGGACTTCCATAAATGGTGTGTAGGCTTGGCTAGGGTAAGTGGATTATCTGCTTCTCCCGCTCTTTGCACTGAGCCCAGCATCGCCCAAATGAGCTGTGGACTCATGTACAAAGTCAATTTGGTTTAGCAgacctacagtacagtaactGTTAATGGCTGCAGTGAGCCTGGGTCACTTGGGCATGAACTTTATTTAGGTTACTGGTGCTTCCTTAAGCAAATCTAAGATTTATTTGGACACTGAACATGCCAGGCAATTCCTACAAATGAATAACTATAATCAACAACAATGATGATtgaatgtttttcacatttcagcaacaattCATGTCACCAGAAATAGAGGTGGTTATGAAATAGTCACTGGTTTAATCCCCACAGACAAGAACTGTTTTTAACACTGAACAGCTGGTTCAGTTTTGTCCCGTACAGTGATGTAATTATTCTAAACAGGATGTAATTTAACAGTAAGCTCGTAATGTTACCCTGGCGGCACAGGTCTTTTCATCGATGAACACTATTAATAAAACGCCAGAAAGCAACTGGTCTTCACTCCATCTTTGTCAGGCAGCAGagtcacaacaacaaaatgGCATTTCAGTTCATAATTGCCTGACCCTATGTTCTCCAGGTCACCTGGagagcagcagcaaacacaaaTGCTGTACACatgcaaataatgaaaaaggAAGAACTCTTTTCAGGGAACATGGAGTGTTATAATGGATTGtattgttgttttgcttttagtATCTACAGGTTATCTACAGTATGCTGTGAAGCATCTTTTAATAGTTAAAGAAGGCATTGAGGTGTTTAAAGGAAATGCTACTAGTTTGTACAAAGACAACcagtttaaaaaacacacaatgatgCTGTGATTAATGTGATGTTCTGATATTTAGACCTACACTGTTCTGTCTGGTAGAGCCTCTAGCAACTTGTGCCCACTCCATTTTCCCcttttcagtgttgtgtttgttatgATTGATAATACTGGTTGCTTCTGTGCCAGCGAGTATGAATGATGAAAATCTTAGATGAGGAGGAGAGCGGGGgcaggggaggagagggaaagatgCTGGAGGGAGGGCCAATTATCTTATTGTTTAACCCACTCAAGGTGGAGGCCCATCAATCTGAAACCACTTGCTCAAATGACTCATGTTCAGCCTGTATAAAAGTTTAATTGGCTTATATAATTAACACTGAGGGAGAAAGACATATGTGTGGTGTGacgtggaggaaaaaaaattccTGTCTGGATGAGAAGTGTACAGAGCCTCATAGATTTTGTAATTACAGGCTTAAAGTAAGTGGTTGCTGttataaacaaataattattaataatttcatttatatCAATCAAGACAAAATACACATCTGAAATATAATTGAACTTGATTGCTTTCCTTTCTCTGTCACTGAGCTGCTGTGTATGGCAGTTACCTTGGCACCTATGGGTGCAGCAGGCAGTTCTCTGTGCAGAGGAGGCACCACCTGACCCGCTGGGGGGGCGTGCCAAACGACACTCGGATCCGTGTCACCTTCACTGATACCTGTCCCACTTGCACCCTTCGGCGATGACAATAAAGCCATAGAGCGGTGCAGTCTAAGGTAAATACAATTTCTACAATAAAGCGTATaggtgacatttaaaaaaacactgtccttttttttcccgTGATACCGCGCGTTAAATTTCCACTGGCAGAGACGAGGGGAGATTATGAGGATTTATGTTGACGTTGAGGGATTAGTGGACAGAGCCAGAATGAAATAGGCAATGTTTTGGCATTGATGTCGGCGCTGTAGCCTGAAGGAGCCAGTAAAACGCGTCCTGCAGGAGAAGGTGAGGAAGTTGTAACTAGGGGAGGTTAGATGCTGCAGTAGGAGACCATCATACTTGGGTAGCTCGCGGTTACGCGCTTTTTGCAGCTGTAAAGACGTTGCGCAGGAAGGGCACAGGCCTTTACGCGGCCGTGTTTACTTCTGCAGAGGTTGTGTTAAATCTGTGCTGCTTCGTTTAAGTGCATCGAAAACGTACGTTTGTAAAGGTCGTTTAATCCATAAACGAGCCTGTGCGCAATTAAGTCTCCTATAAGTGCGACGCGCTCTAAGATGCGTAACCTACAATCAGTCATTGTAGCTCAAATATTGTTTTCGAAATGtgacattcaaaaaaaaaattcctttcAAATGACTTGCAATAAATGTGACGCCAAACACAGGCATGCACAGCGTTTAAGAGATGCTGAGTCTGAACTCTTTCTAACCCCCCAACTTCCTCTGTATGTGTCTCCCTGCTTTCTCAGACATGAGTCAGTTCCGGGCGTTGGCGGGTGTGCTGAGGGGCGGGCGTGTTGGAGGGAGTCAGTGGCTGCGAGGGTGTGGACAGGGCCCGGCCAGGCGCTGGGTTGACCCCAGGAGAGGCTGCTCCTCCGGGGCAGCTGCGTCCGTTCCCTCGGCGGTGACCAGTAGCTCCAACTATGTGGAGGAGATGTACTTTGCCTGGCTGGAGGATCATAAAAACGTACATGAGGTAAGAGTGTGCAACATGCGCCTTTCTTCAACACATTATGACAGAAAAAGTTTggaatatttaattaaattttttttaatttgttttttgtttgcccATGAATGGAAATTTGCAGAGGGGGAAATGCACAGCACCCCTGGCACCAGAGTTGGTTTTGCAGCTTAAGTACAATGAACTGCTGTTGCCTGTGTTGGTTTAGAAATACACTTCAGCATATTATATCAGACTAGAGGGCACTTAATGTTCACTAGGGCATGTATGACATGCTTTAGAGCATTGTCCTGGATTTCTGTCCAGCCTTTCACCATCATTTCACCATCCCCCAACCTCTCTCCTACATTGTGACtaaaaggcaaaaaataaatctttgacAGAGTGtccactgatttttttattagtcAATAAGAAGCAGGGATAATTTTAGTGCATGTTTTCAATGGCCCTGTTTGCCTTTGCTGGATCTGTCTCTTTCTATGTTCCAGTCTTGGGACACATTCTTCCGTAACATCCAGGCCTCTAATCCGTCTGGCGAGGCGGATGAGAGACGCCCCTCCGCTCTGCTCCAGGGCCGAGTGCTGTCCCACTCAACAGACATGGCACAGAAAGTGGTGGAGGACCACCTGGCTGTGCACACTCTCATTAGAGCCTACCAGGTACTTCTGCCCAGCTgtgaggaacacacacacacacacacacacacacacactgacaaacacagctTTTAATGTGGATTTGTGTTATTTACAAATTAAAAGATTGATCACACATCTCATGGCATCCATTTAAATCTTAATGTAGTGTCTGTGTACAGAATTAAGATGTCATCTACCGGGAGCCACAACTGACTATTTGTATCtccgatgtgtgtgtgtgaaaaatgcaacaaacaAAATCCACTTGACTTGCCAAAACAGATGCAACTGGCAATGAGAGATGTTTATACTGGGCGTCCTTGTATTAAAAGGAATATACAATTTGTTTGTCACTGCACGAGGTTATGCAAATTGCAAGATTAACTCTAACCTACTTACCCTGGCTGCTttttgaaaatggaaatatcAAAGAGACTACTTAAACAAAACAGGTGGTAACATTTCCCCTCGCCCTCAAATTAATTCGAGGAACTATCCGAGGGATTTATTAAATTCTGTCTTTTGGCAAAGGCGCCACTTTTATTCCCAGCTTGTTGCAATCCTAGTGGgaatgagtatgtgtgtgtacacagacaTAAAAGCAGTCCCACGGGGCTCTTTTCTCAAAGAGGTTGACCTATAACTGAATGTTAGGTTCTCCAGCTGTTTATACTCAGCATCATGATGGCATCACCTTGCTGAATTTTCTTATTCTTTCCTTGCCTGtcaatttctctctctttttttttttttataccttttcTACTCTTACCTTCCCCCATCTCCACATCTCTGCCTGTCTCCTTGTGTAGATTCGTGGTCACCATGTTGCCCAGTTAGACCCTCTGGGAATCCTGGAAGCCGACCTCGACTCCTTCGTTCCCTCCGACCTGATCACCACCATCGATAAATTAGGTGAGACTCACGACCCCCTGCCCTCATCCTAGGCATGTCGCACATTATGGACACAAACCAAAAGTCTAAATGGTGACAagagaaatattttttctgtcaagTTGTTGTTGTCTTGAGTTGATTATCTTAACCATGAAACCCATTTACAACAGGCTGTATTGTttcaaaaatacatgaaagtgcCACATGTATTCTTGAAATGCTGATACAGAGGTACATGGTTGAAACTGCAGGTCTAATTATACATTTTCTGGTTCAGACTTTGTACAGAGGAGGTAAAGAGTTCCTATTTTATACCTCTCTCTCCTACCTAAAGGCATGTGGAGTTTACCTACAGGCAGTATATATGCTGATGAGATTCCCACTATAGAAGCCCTTCCCTCTAATTAACTCAGGATACTTGCAGAAGGATTTCCGTCTTAAGCATATTATTCCCATTACTTCAAAAGCTTAATTTgctttataatgaaaatatcagATTTTTCCCGCATTTTACTTCAATAACATTTCTGTATCCCTCTGAGGgtttatacagtacatacatgtGCGTCTGTACAcgcattatacacacacacatctgatcCAGGGTTGCATAACTCATCAGACCGAAGAGTGTAAGTGGTATTTCAGTGTAAAAGGCCCTATCACGTTCTCTGCCAGGTCCGGGTTGGTCAGCCTAATGCTGTCATTAATCTCAGGCGTAGCTCTTGTCATTCTCCATTTCATTTAGTGGACTGAGGGTCGGAGGATGTGGGACGGCCGCAGAAAGCGATCGAAGTCTACAGTAATAGCCagtaaagaggaaagagagagagagacattgtTTCTGTTGGCTGCTGTTATCAGTGATCAGTGTGTGTCAGGACATAGCGTAGCATTATGTATTGTCACCAGGACTATAGCTCCCTAATGAAAGCTAATGACAGCCTCCGTGGCCCCTTATTTGGTCAGCTGATAGAACATGAGTCTATTCCTGGCCCCCTTTGTCTTTGCTGCGTTCCTAATATGATTTGCACCTGTCTCCTCTTATGTTGCCTGCGATCTTGAGCTTGACCAGCTCTCTCAGGTGGGCTTTGTCAGCACGGAAACTTATGTGGGGCGGCCGACACTGATGCTGTGTCTCCACAGGTCCTGATTTTGTACTGTctaaaaaatactgtacatcttggataatttttttttctagctaAGCTTTAATCTCAGTTTTTGACATCAAACCAGTTGACTTTgttaaaaatatagatttattttcagttaattCACTGCAGAGTCATACATACCCTGTTAATTAAATTACAGTCACTTAGGGATGCAGCTatctattattttcattaacaaatAATCTGTTGGTTATTATGTTTTGTCAATTGAGTAATAGGGGAGGCTTTTACGGGGTTGTCCATTAATTGCAGTGTTAGTTGTTTGATCCCCAGCTCCTtctgtccacatgttgaagtgtccttgagcaggACACTGAACTCGAAACTGCCTTGCATGGTGCCATCACCATtatagtgtgagtgtgtgtatgaatgggtgaatgtaaGGCAAATTATAAGTGCTTTGTCTGTTAAGGTATAAAAggactatatactgtatatgcagtccatttagtctataaaatgtcagaaaaatactGATAATTGCCCATCACAATGTCTCAGAGCCCAAAGTGATAGTttcaaattgatgtttttttctgactaacagtgtaaatgttcagtttacagttttgaaaaaaaaaaatcctcacttttgagaagctggagccagtgaatatttgccatttttgcttgattaatGACTTAAATAATAAATCTATTATCATAATTGTTAGGTCAGTATTTTCTGACTTAACAAATGTATTCACATGATTACCAGAAGATGTGAAATAACTTAGGATCTCAACAGTATTAATTAAACTTTGATGAAGGCAGGATTTCTGGCATTATGAATGTTGAAAAGTGTGGAAAAGGATTTGTTTTGGGTGTTCTTTAGTTTGACTATTTGGGTTTTGTGTAGCTCTGTTGGAGAAGTGTGCTCCCTGCAAGTTATTAGCTTGTTGCCTCTGCAGTGAAGTactagaaagaaaaaataaattatgaatttttaaaaaagctttaacGATCATTAATTTTGAATAGGGAGGGTAGTTTTGTTAATACATGTTGATAGACTGGCCTTAAATCTCTTAATCAAACTTGTTTCACATGACGTCATCAAAGGTTTCTATGGTCTTGATGAGTCTGACTTGGACAGGAGCTTTCAGCTACCCTCCACCACCTTCATCGGAGGAGGAGAGACCACTCTTCCTCTGAAAGAGATCATACGCAGACTCGAGGTACTttctttgtgtgcttgtgtcaaATGTGACAAATGTGTTTAATCATGAGAGAAAGCCTTAACACTGTACCATGCTATTTGCTTTTTAATCTCTTCTTTTTCAGACATCCTACTGTGGTCACGTAGGAGTCGAATTCATGTTCATTAACAACGTGGACCAGTGTCAGTGGATCCGTCAGAAATTTGAGACTCCAGGAATCATGCAGTTCACTAATGCTGAGAAGAGAACTTTGCTAGCCCGCCTGATCAGATCCACACGGTCAGCAATGATTAAAGATCTAATGACTCACATTTTCTTGACAGCACGATACCTCACTTTTAGTTATAGCTCACATCAGGGACTCGCATTACATAAACAAAACTCTGGTTTGCCCATATATTTGGAAAGATAAACACCCCATTCTTCATGTgagctcattttcatctttgatAAACGATCTCAGGTGTCACTGGAGGTTCCTGGAAGTGATCTTATTGTTAGTGTGTGTAATCTTGTTAGTGTATTCTTGCTTGTTCCACATTGCTGCATGTTATCTTTGACTTCCTAGTtcctattcacacacacacacagtggtccTGAAATAAATTTGCTAAATGCTTGAGTACAAATACCCCCAACCACCATAGCATTGTTACAAAAGTTCTTTACCGGAGCACCAATATCATCATTATCAGTCCGTAGCAGTATCAGCAGTTGTGTAAAGCTAACTGTTGGTGGCACAGAACATCCACGAACTGTTATAAACAGAACTTTTGTTTCATGTCTAGGTTTGAGGACTTCCTGGCTAGGAAGTGGTCATCAGAGAAACGTTTTGGCCTGGAGGGCTGTGAAGTGCTCATCCCTGCTCTTAAAACCATCATTGACCAGTCGAGCGCTGCAGGCATCGACAGTGTGATCATGGGGATGCCACATCGGTAATGTGAATTACAACCTCTCTATGCATACAGGTAATTCTTTTCCCTCCATTTGATACTTGAAGACTTTGTAAACTCTGCTTCCAGGGGTCGACTGAATGTTTTGGCCAATGTGATCCGTAAGGAGCTGGATCAGATCTTCTGCCAGTTCGACCCCAAATTAGAGGCTGCTGATGAGGTGAGGAAACTATTGATAGATGATGGCATGGAAGACTATCAGAGTAAAATAGGTCTGGAGCATTCAACTGATGCTTTATTTCATAACCATTTCTATGCCTGTAGGGCTCAGGGGATGTCAAATACCACCTTGGGATGTACCACGAGAGGATTAACCGTGAGACAGACAAGAATATCACGCTGTCACTCATGGCGAACCCCTCCCACCTGGAGGCAGTGGATCCAGTGGTTCAGGGCAAGGCCAAAGCTGAGCAGTTCTACAGAGGAGACACTCAGGGGAAAAAGGTAACAGTTACTATAACAGGTACATGATGGAAGGATACATTGGTGATGTAAATGTGGATTTGCATGACAGATACACTGTTACCTTGTGCTGTTGAGTCAGTTTCTATGATTCTCCCAGGTGATGTCCATCTTGATGCATGGTGATGCTGCTTTTGCTGGACAAGGAGTTGTGTATGAGACCTTCCACCTAAGTGAGCTCCCCTCTTACACCACACATGGTACGATCCACGTGGTGGTCAACAATCAGGTATGGGAAggtttaataataatactattGCTAATCCTGATGTTATTGATATAATTTCTACAACTGCTACTATTACTTATgctattttttataataacgaCTGGGACCGTCTGGTGATTGTCGACAGGAAGATATGatcatattgttttattgttttacacaattATGTAGTTTAAATTCATAATTTTTTCCAAGaaaactgtaaatgaaaacTAACATAATGAGctgttaaatcttttttttttacacatgtaaAGAGATTTTCTGATGTTATTCATCAACAGTGGAGCACATTTTGTTGTACTGAATatcattttgataattttgtctgtgattttagGCTCTAAATGTCAAGTTATCAACTTTGAGATGTGATTGTTGCTCTCAGATTGGCTTCACTACTGACCCTCGTGTGGCCCGCTCCTCTCCTTACCCCACTGATGTGGCTCGGGTTGTGAATGCACCCATCTTCCATGTAAATGCCGATGACCCCGAGGCTGTCATGTACGTGTGTCGGGTGGCTGCAGAGTGGAAGACCACCTTCAACAAGGATGTTGTCATTGACCTCGTCAGTCACAGCCAAGCCTTAATCGATTAACAGGAAACACAATTACAagcacacacatctacacaccacaatttttgtttttaaggtgCATGTGTTTTTACAGGTTTCTTACAGACGGTTTGGTCATAATGAAATGGACGAGCCCATGTTCACTCAGCCGCTGATGTACAAACAGATCCGTCGGCAGGAGCATGTGCTGAAAAAGTACTCCGACAAGCTCATTGCTGAGGGAGTGGTGACACTGCAGGAATTTGAGGTTTGTGATCTAATGCTGTTTGCTCttgttaaatatacagtatattggtaGCCACTACTGTATGCTGGTTTATTTTGTATCACCATATGCTGGACTGTGTGCATTAAATCACACTTAGATATTGGAATGCCTTCAAGTAAATATGTTGTGCCAGCACTGCTGTATTTGGGTTTCAATTTACTGCCTCAGTTCAATCACCCAGCCTCACAATCCCTCACGTAGAGTATATATTGGTCAATGAAGTTGAAGTATACCTCAGATTCTGGCGCCATTCAGTGGAATCGCTGAGGTTCTTCATCCAAAACAGAAACTTGGATCGTAAAATCCATTCTGAACATTTTTTCTTACCAGATGCCAGAGAAATACTGCAGCACCTCAATGGTGCACTACTTCATGGCATTTGATGgacattgttttctgttgtgtggCCTGCTATTTGGACCCTTGTAAAAAGCCCATTTGTAATATAGCAAGGCAGAACCATTACTGCTGCTGGagactttttttccttctttaatatgtctctctctcccattttctgtttcctcctaTCTGTCTCAGCTATGTACAGTTTTGGTTAGTCAGCTGTAGTTGTTTAGTTAAAGTAAAAAACTATCTATCAGTTCTTATACAGTATTTCTCTTTGTTCCCAACACACATTACCAAATGTGGATGCAGGAAGAGGTTGCCAAATATGACAAGATATGTGAGGAGGCATACACCAGCTCTAAGGATGAAAAGATCTTACACAACCGACACTGGCTAGACTCCCCCTGGCCTGGTAAGAACAATTACTGTCCCTGCATTTTGAAAGGAAACCTGATTACACAGAGGGTGGACGCAATGACGTGAACACCtgtacaatataatgcaatccaataacTCTAAAACAAATACTACCTTTGTGAGGCTTATAATATTCACCTTTTGTGAAAGAGCTTTTCTTTTAATTGACTGCTTTCTCTGTAAAtactttttgtttctgctgGAGTGACGCTGTGTCTCTCTGTAGATTTCTTCACAGCTGAGGGAGAGCCCAAGAGCATGAGCTGCCTCCCTACAGGATTGGATGAGGAGGTCCTGCAGCACATTGGCCAGACAGCCAGCTCAGTGCCTCTGGAAGATTTTAAGATCCACCCTGGTGAGTCTAGTCGCTCTGTGAGGAAGAATATTCAGCAAAGAAACAGGCTAACACAGTATCAGTGATACTGATAAGTTGTGCTAGAAATCTACACAAAGAAAACATCTCTATGGGATTCATGCTCCTGAGTAATCTGctaaatatctgtaaaacacaTTAACCTAAGAGCCAGAATtcatttttggatgtttttttctgcagggatgatattgagttttttttaaagcagtttaCCATTAAACACATCATTTCCTAACAGCAGGTGTTTTGCCTGCACAGCTGATCGGGCTCACGCTGTAGCCATTTAGACTGCCATAAgagtttttaatgttatttacaaCACAGTACATCAGTCCATTGCTTTTACACCCCCCTTCCCCAGTGCTCGCCTAAGATATCAGTTGTTTAAATTTTTCTTtccctgt
This genomic interval from Thunnus thynnus chromosome 14, fThuThy2.1, whole genome shotgun sequence contains the following:
- the ogdhl gene encoding 2-oxoglutarate dehydrogenase-like, mitochondrial — encoded protein: MSQFRALAGVLRGGRVGGSQWLRGCGQGPARRWVDPRRGCSSGAAASVPSAVTSSSNYVEEMYFAWLEDHKNVHESWDTFFRNIQASNPSGEADERRPSALLQGRVLSHSTDMAQKVVEDHLAVHTLIRAYQIRGHHVAQLDPLGILEADLDSFVPSDLITTIDKLGFYGLDESDLDRSFQLPSTTFIGGGETTLPLKEIIRRLETSYCGHVGVEFMFINNVDQCQWIRQKFETPGIMQFTNAEKRTLLARLIRSTRFEDFLARKWSSEKRFGLEGCEVLIPALKTIIDQSSAAGIDSVIMGMPHRGRLNVLANVIRKELDQIFCQFDPKLEAADEGSGDVKYHLGMYHERINRETDKNITLSLMANPSHLEAVDPVVQGKAKAEQFYRGDTQGKKVMSILMHGDAAFAGQGVVYETFHLSELPSYTTHGTIHVVVNNQIGFTTDPRVARSSPYPTDVARVVNAPIFHVNADDPEAVMYVCRVAAEWKTTFNKDVVIDLVSYRRFGHNEMDEPMFTQPLMYKQIRRQEHVLKKYSDKLIAEGVVTLQEFEEEVAKYDKICEEAYTSSKDEKILHNRHWLDSPWPDFFTAEGEPKSMSCLPTGLDEEVLQHIGQTASSVPLEDFKIHPGVSRILRGRADLVKNRQMDWALGEYMAFGSLLKDGIHVRLSGQDVERGTFSHRHHVLHDQEVDKRICVPMNHLWANQAPYTVCNSSLSEYGVLGFELGFAMASPNALILWEAQFGDFHNTAQCIIDQFISSGQAKWVRNNGIVLLLPHGMEGMGPEHSSARPERFLQMSKDDPDHFPEFSGDFEVQQLNDCNWIVVNCSTPANYSHVLRRQILLPFRKPLIIFTPKSLLRHPDARSSFDDLAKGSTFKRIIPDVGAASQSPGQVKRVIFCTGKVYYELAKERKRQNLERDIAIIRLEQISPFPFDLVRAEAEKYANAELVWCQEEHKNMGYYDYVRPRFLTVVANKKPIWYVGRDPAAAPATGNKSTHLNELKRFMDTAFNLSAFEGRDM